From the Balearica regulorum gibbericeps isolate bBalReg1 chromosome 4, bBalReg1.pri, whole genome shotgun sequence genome, one window contains:
- the GPRIN3 gene encoding G protein-regulated inducer of neurite outgrowth 3 encodes MGTVPDPLRSAKLSLVTVSAEEDHLGDLQPAKHQPQQPSGERASNGFPCTPSGSAGVCFFGLKCTAAASAQRCEQCHEDDASQQEAFAPGLASKASEGRPAAIEPAGCSQPADSQGPAAPAPAAAEAPAAAEAPSAGRGPEMMPAPQSSRQFVQGSQAKTSSLTRMDDSALKPQGTDDQPALEVLNYSSPGDPVRGNESCRTSQANLLQRGEKDRGAENHGSAACQSASPARHTEADLGGDLQTSLEAKSGAADTVQLHPTDKTEAVQSSETPAPSSHESPRPVRNTDAEPGSPGPTQLSKFRETGTMTVQPESSSLTQEAASRTWRDAEVQAVATVESKSASTSPSILAAFLKGNPPPEEKEELHVIYQGGMGVSQLALTDSLSSQQKSPCSPGITSKSTVMAATASAQTQPVKLPGLQSDVVSPASADHAKPVLPFSPAAVTSQGTSVGNAETIGAARDGKDAVRPPMDAPVPPKPIPVEQLAADASNQTPAQSGSGAGEPSTTSAAAAPGTKNNVRDVVRDAGSSQLPLLCSTDSDAKEKEVLGSSEQKPVQSKGMSEGEAVPNQSVVKPKEEDSAVLDPKGGMNVSSQPAAVLVKACSEDAGEKEESGGRGDTGQARTDGGQSPQAGLTPELSASSARLAPPSEPSAAPQQQGLQAKESSRQLHTAALPASPQALPNLGENKKQPTPAMEAKVQVKQSKHVRDVVWDEQGMTWEVYGASLDAESLGIAIQNHLQRQIREHKKLIRAQNSQTRKSISSDTSSNKKLKGRQHNMFQSMLQNFRRPNCCVRPAPSSVLD; translated from the coding sequence ATGGGGACTGTACCAGATCCTCTGAGATCTGCCAAGCTTTCCCTGGTCACAGTTTCTGCAGAGGAGGACCACCTGGGAGACCTGCAGCCTGCTAAGCACCAGCCCCAACAACCCAGTGGAGAGAGGGCCAGCAATGGCTTCCCGTGCACGCCGTCCGGCTCTGCTGGAGTTTGCTTCTTTGGCCTGAAATGCACGGCGGCTGCCAGCGCGCAGAGGTGCGAGCAATGCCACGAGGACGATGCTAGCCAGCAGGAAGCCTTCGCCCCCGGGCTTGCCAGCAAAGCTTCGGAGGGACGTCCTGCGGCCATAGAGCCTGCTGGGTGCTCCCAGCCAGCGGACAGCCAGGGACCAGCAGCGCCAGCCCCCGCTGCGGCAGAAGCCCCCGCTGCGGCAGAAGCCCcctcggcggggcgggggccagAGATGATGCCAGCCCCCCAGAGCTCCCGGCAGTTTGTGCAAGGCAGCCAGGCAAAAACGAGCTCCCTGACGCGAATGGATGATTCTGCCTTGAAACCTCAGGGGACTGACGATCAGCCAGCACTTGAAGTGTTAAATTATTCTTCCCCGGGCGACCCTGTTAGGGGTAATGAATCTTGTCGTACTTCTCAGGCAAACCTTCtgcaaagaggggaaaaagacagAGGAGCAGAAAACCATGGTTCTGCTGCGTGTCAGTCAGCCTCGCCAGCAAGGCACACCGAAGCTGACCTGGGGGGAGACCTGCAGACCAGTTTGGAGGCAAAAAGCGGCGCTGCAGACACCGTGCAGTTGCATCCCACAGATAAAACTGAAGCGGTGCAGAGCAGCGAGACACCAGCCCCGTCTAGCCACGAGAGTCCGCGTCCTGTACGCAACACGGACGCCGAGCCAGGGAGTCCAGGCCCCACCCAGCTCTCCAAGTTCAGAGAAACGGGTACAATGACGGTCCAGCCGGAGAGCAGCTCTTTAACTCAGGAAGCAGCGAGCAGGACGTGGCGAGATGCTGAGGTTCAGGCCGTGGCTACTGTGGAGAGCAAATCGGCCTCCACCAGTCCTAGCATCCTTGCTGCCTTCTTAAAAGGGAATCCTCCtccagaagagaaggaagaactgCACGTAATTTACCAAGGAGGTATGGGAGTGAGCCAGTTAGCACTTACTGACAGTTTATCCTCACAACAAAAGTCCCCATGTTCTCCTGGGATCACGTCAAAATCGACTGTTATGGCTGCGACTGCTTCAGCCCAAACCCAGCCTGTCAAACTGCCTGGGCTCCAGTCTGACGTGGTGTCTCCAGCGTCAGCAGATCATGCAAAACCtgttctccccttctcccctgcaGCCGTTACCTCCCAAGGGACATCTGTGGGTAATGCTGAAACGATCGGTGCAGCCCGTGACGGCAAGGATGCTGTTCGGCCGCCGATGGATGCTCCAGTCCCACCAAAGCCCATCCCCGTTGAGCAGCTTGCGGCTGATGCCAGTAATCAAACTCCAGCGCAGTCTGGGTCGGGCGCTGGTGAACCAAGCACCACTTCTGCTGCCGCCGCCCCAGGAACCAAGAACAACGTGCGAGATGTTGTCCGTGATGCAGGAAGCAGCCAGTTACCTTTACTCTGTAGCACGGACAGTGACGCCAAGGAGAAGGAGGTCCTGGGCAGCTCTGAGCAAAAGCCTGTGCAAAGTAAGGGTATGAGTGAAGGGGAGGCCGTTCCTAATCAATCTGTGGTAAAACCAAAGGAAGAAGACTCAGCGGTGCTCGATCCTAAAGGAGGGATGAATGTTAGCAGCCAACCTGCCGCTGTCCTCGTAAAGGCATGCTCGGAGGATGCGGGTGAAAAGGAGGAGAGCGGAGGCCGGGGAGACACTGGCCAGGCTCGGACGGACGGCGGCCAAAGCCCGCAGGCAGGACTGACGCCCGAGTTGAGTGCGAGTTCTGCGCGTCTCGCCCCTCCCTCAGAGCCatcagcagctccccagcagcaagGCCTCCAGGCCAAGGAGTCCAGCCGCCAGCTTCACacagcagctcttcctgctTCACCTCAGGCTTTGCCAAACctgggggaaaacaaaaagcagcccACCCCAGCCATGGAGGCGAAAGTGCAGGTGAAGCAGTCCAAACACGTCAGGGATGTTGTTTGGGACGAGCAGGGCATGACGTGGGAGGTTTACGGTGCTTCCCTCGATGCAGAATCCCTGGGAATTGCCATCCAGAACCACTTACAGAGACAAATACGGGAACACAAGAAACTGATCCGGGCCCAGAACAGTCAGACCCGGAAATCCATTTCCTCAGATACGTCCTCAAATAAAAAACTGAAAGGGAGGCAGCACAACATGTTCCAGTCCATGCTGCAGAATTTTAGGCGTCCTAATTGCTGCGTCCGACCCGCTCCCTCCTCTGTGTTAGACTGA